One Gossypium hirsutum isolate 1008001.06 chromosome A08, Gossypium_hirsutum_v2.1, whole genome shotgun sequence genomic window, tacattaattattgttattaaatgatttattgatatatgtatgcttaatatgcttatttggctatgttgacaatataacatgttttgatacTTTGCTATATGATTATGAGACGTTGGCCATGTGAAAGAAATCATTATGCGAGTACATTCGGTAAACGTCTCAAAGTctaaaatcccatttgaaccttaggaatagttgaggatacaagtgcaatgtcactaggatagtcatgtgtgttatgagctcattttatatgtgatacatgctagggtcTGGGTGCTGGGTATCTTGAGTTATGTTCGGATACTCTTTTAGCTCTTTGAGTAGCCCCGTTGAGAGCGGCATGTGATTCTATGATATGAGGCACTTTAGTGCACTTTCCATCACGTAGCCAAGGCTACGTTCAGGCACTTCGGCGCATTCCTTCCATGTGTTcgaatcatattccaagtgttcaacgggtaacatAATATGAATTCTGAAAGAAAATTTTAAGTAGGCCATGTATGACTTAGTATATGAAaagatatgtatttggataagcatGCGCATATGAATAGGGAAAGTAAGTATATGTATGACATAATGAAAAGTATCATAATGGATAAGCAATTATGCTTAGATATTCAATAGTTGCAAAATGTAAATTATTTGtttgtgtacttactaagctttatagcttaccctcctctcttttcccttctctgTAGATACATCAAGCTAGCTCTAAGGATCGGGGGACGTCGGAGCTCGGATCACACTATCTTCAAGAAATTTGGGTATAAAAAGTGTTAATAATTTTGgccatggcatgtataggaaacttgtctattttgtgtatatgtATCATGTTGAAGTAGCCAAGTATAATGGCTCTTTTGggcattgattattttgtatgtggccatgtgatttggtccatattaatgaTTGGGATGTATCCCTAAGTTTATCTTTACATGCATACTAAGATGTGTTTGTCTTGGTTTGATGGATGACTATTCAATTGCTAGTATGTGgctgtgtaatagcccaaaattgggtctagttggaacagaggtttcgggaccaaaaaatctgatatagaaataattattttatgattatttttaggtctatgatatgattgcatgattgtgtgaaaatttcgtaaagaaattctatgcataaagtgctcaatttgaagttagggactaaattgaataagttgcaaaatttgtattctagaagtttctagtatgaaattgctttgaagtattaattaggaggtcttaaatagcaatttgaccaatttctaagttatggacaaatattggacatggatagaatttttgaaagtttattaaggaagggcattttggtcatttggtaattaaaagaaataaaaagggaaaataaagccaaaattgactcatctttttcatggaggctgaaattagcatgggggaatccatggctagggttttcaagctttccaagctcaatagtaagtccgttctaaccccgtttttcaagttctttacgtttttggaatcccggtaatttgattaagcttattctagcaatcatttaagctagggttcatatttggaaaaatacccataggtgaaatgtgtttattttggtgttttataatagaatatgcggtttcaaattatgttagacaacttgtgctactcggttttgagtgaaaatgagtaaaagggcttaattggtaaaaattcctaatagtcataagtatatgttagagtgagaatttgatgtttccatagaagggaaaagtgattagcatgtcataaaacataagaataagggatgaagtttaattcccgagactaggggaaaagtgtaaatatgtaaaagtttaggggcaaaattgtaattatttcaaagtttgagttaaggactgttttgaatagtaaattaattaaataagtaaaatatgatgttttagatcccggaaaatgagatttgaacttagaatgagagaaaaatcaaaaatcaaaaataagagagccgaactatatgatgggtggagctatgtgctgaaaccaccaagtgtcgaggattgatctgaagtgttcaacgggagactctctatgtattgctttgtgagttttctGATGAATAAgcgcaggaacttggttatgtgaatgatgtgtacattaagtgaccgggatgtggtaatgttataaacaagtaagttatacgtgagaatgattttatggtggccttgtgatcatgggcctatacttgtgatgtatgaaatgtgatgaaaatggtttgtgatatgtatgttaaaatgaggttaatacaaagaaagtgtgaaagagtgaattagcaataaaactgttttggacagtagtagtgacatgattttgaaaaatcaccaaaaatattagaaattgaatcagagaatGAATGAGATATCattttaaagattaatgagtctattttcatataaaagaatattttcatataaaagaaatagagcaagcaaaggagttctatattttgagatatttatgtttttgtgatactcgttcagaatgattacgtgatcccctgttctgactttggaaaatcacaaaaaatttggagaaaaataattaaagactcaaaattataattttaaaatccttaatgattctattttcaagataaatcaacaaaaacattatccgagttctgtactgtgagataattaatttttagtgaagagaggtcagaactgtcagaaagtgaaataggggaaattttaatgaataaaatgtactaactggctaaaccaaaaattatgaaaattttatggtcgaaagatatgtgagtctagtttcagtggaAATTTACGGagcttaatttggagctctgtagctctaattataaataagtaagtgactatgactcgtgtggacagtttgatgtgagcatttattagtaaattgtgaaatcgtacttacaagaatgctatatacattaaggatgtggaatggagaggaggaggaaaataaatatatgtggaatacatggaaactatggtatatgaaatattgatataatgaaataaatgatatgtgtttacaaaaaaacagaaagagaatgatatgtatcatgacatgtatatatatatgactagtctcaatgtaatgcttgttgggtatggagttgaattgaaatgtttcaggcaaacatgttattctgcgcatctgaattgtggtattttataaagatgtgatctagctttaaatatgaatgcttgatgattaagttggagatatttggtaagatgataatcttggtataaatgtataagtgtgtaagagattaaggttgaccaaagcttggaaaatagcctaggtatattctacacaggcagagacacgaccatgtgtctcagccgtgtatggaacacaactttgggacacaggtgtgtggagccttaaagcatgaaatttccaagattttcgtaaattctcggtttagttccaaaccctttctaaagtatgttttgggctccgtagactcaaataagggacaatgtgtaagtgaatgaatgttttgaaatatgaatgaaattttatggcctgtattttagtttaatgtttgtatatttgtccagtaatgcctcgtaccttatcccggcctcaggtacgggtaaggggtgttacaggctgCATGATTTAGCACTCATAATGGAATGATAATAAGGAGTATGGTaaaccatgaaattggtgtggaatgactaaaAGATAAGTTTGTGTGTATACTAATGGTCTAGTATGTAAAAGGAGTCATAGTGATGCTATAATCTTGCATGTTTAAGTGTCCAAATATATCATGGGATATGCCATTGAACATATGGaagtgtatgattgtttaagggtgaccaatggcttggagaGTAGCCTCCAAATTGTCcttacgggtagacacacgggcatgtgtgacatACGGTAATCCCCATTGGCGTGtcatttggccgtgtgtcccctacaactTGAATATTAGGTTAACATGCATGGttgtaaacacatgggtagagacagggccgtgtgtctcaaccgtgtgaaagacacggccCCTGGCCATGggtgtgtgcttggccgtgtgcctcaaatttgtatgatgatgtcataaatagaatgcttgCTAAAATCACATGGGctactacacgggcgtgtgccaggccatgtgagggacatgggccaaggacacgggcgtgtgctcgatCGTGtcaaaacccctgtaggttcaaaatagataacaaatccaaaaattcaacacgggtgtgggacatgggtgtgtcctcAAGCAGACGGGCGTGTGCAacgcctccacacgggcgtgtgaggctttaacctagaaattttcttagaatcTCCGTAGGTTCTCGTTTTAGTCTAAGACCACCAATaaggtatgttttgggcctcgtaggtccataatagggacattttaaattgttttgaaggGTTTTAGATTAGATGAATTTTATAGCCCAATTTTACAAGTCTGTTtctgtttaagtctagtaatgcctcgtaccctatcccgatctcagatatgggtaaggggtgttacacttagtggtatcagagatacagtttagtcaattcttaaACTACGTAGCATGTGtctgagtctagctatacatgccatgcgtAAATTGTGATAGTATGACGACTCTTGACAATAATGaactgtgtttttcatatagtaatggatcccaaccGAGCTATAGTAGGTGACGTAAAAAGCAATGCACCAACCCCCGCTCAAGGGACGGTGCCTAAAGAGAGTAGACCCATAATTGTGAGCCAAGAGGGGGAGGCTAGAGAGGCCTTCTtctaaatgatgaatgattggtataCTAAGTTCGTCCGTGCGAACCCAGTCACTCAGACACAACCTCCTTTACCCCCTCCGAACCCTCAGCCTGTACCCGTGATGCCCCGAGGTatagattttatgagatttttgaAAACTCCTGTGGATAAGATTTGGAAGCAATGAGCAGAGGAGTTTAGAGCTAACACTgaggatgatgctgagagagctgagttttggcttgagaattctattcgggtgTTCGAGGAACTATCTTGTACACCTaaagaatgtttgaagtgtgctatttCTTTGTTGAGGGATGatgcctatcattggtggaagactttgatttcggttgTGCCTAAAGAGgtagttacttgggacttcttttaggaggaattccaaaagaagtatattagcgaGAGGTTTATTAAccagaaacgtaaggaattcttTAAATTAAGCAAGGTTGCATGTCGGTTACCGAATACGAGTGAGAGTTCGTCCGACTTAGCAAGTATGCCCGAGAGTATGTGCCCACTGAGGCTAAGATGTGTAGGAGGTTTGAGGACGGACTTAATGAAGATATCCAGCTGTTAGTAGGCATCCTTGAGTTAAAGGAGTTTGTTGTGATCGTTGAGCGGGCTTGTAAGGCTAAAGAATTgacaaaggaaaagaagaaagccGATTTGAAAGCTAGAGATACGTGAAAGAGAATGATGAGCAGATCGGCCCTGACTCAGTCTAATAAAGCTAAAGATGTGTATTCTTATTCTTATGCATCGACAGGACGTTCCATAGAAATCGTAAGAAGCAAAGTTCGGGTTTTTGgactcaggctacatctgtaacTAGTGTAGGAGATGCTAAACCTCGTTGACCTGAATGCGAATACTACAGAAGACGTCATCTGGGCTCATGCAGGAGGAATGATGGGACGtgttatagatgtggttctcaagaccattTTATTAAGGATTGTCCTGAGATGGGCGAGAGATTTCAGAATGCAAGACAGAGTGGTTCAGCTTCAAAGGTGAGACCCCCAAAAAGCATCGGTACTGGAGCTGGCAGCAAAAACATGACACGAGAGATGGCAGTACGATATGAGGATAGGGCTCCGGCTAAAGCCTATGCCATACGAGCACGTAAAGAAGCATCTCCGCCTGACGTGATCACTGGtgcattttctctttatgacactattgttattgctttgatagacccaGGCTCTACACATTCTTATGTATGTATGAAATTGGCATCTAGCATGAATTTACCTATGGAGCTACAGAATTTGTGACTAGAGTGTCCAgcccgttaggcaagcatgtcttagccgataaagtatgcaagaaatgccctttgatgattagaggtcttTGTTTTTcgaccgacttgatgttgttgccgtttgatgaatccgatgttattttgggtatggattggttgacatttcaTGGTGCTATAGTAGATTGTAAACAGAAAGTTATGGAATTAAGACATGAAAATAGTGAAGTCCTTCGATTTGAATCAATAAA contains:
- the LOC107941947 gene encoding uncharacterized protein, with the protein product MCRRFEDGLNEDIQLLVGILELKEFVVIVERACKAKELTKEKKKADLKARDTRNDGTCYRCGSQDHFIKDCPEMGERFQNARQSGSASKVRPPKSIGTGAGSKNMTREMAVRYEDRAPAKAYAIRARKEASPPDVITGAFSLYDTIVIALIDPGSTHSYVCMKLASSMNLPMELQNL